The genomic stretch GATACCAAGCTCTTCATTCTCTGCAATCCTCACAATCCCACCGGGAACGTCTGGAGTCCGGACGAGCTGCGCGCCATGGGCGACATTTGCCGTCGCCATGGTGTGCTCGTCATATCCGATGAAATCCATGGGGACTTCGTCTTCGGTGGTGGCAAGAGGCACACGCCTTTTGCCTCGCTAGGGGACGACTATGCCGACAACAGTGTCACCTGCATCTCGGCAAGCAAGACCTTCAACCTGGCGGGCCTGCAGTGCGCGAACATCGTCGTCTCTGACAAAGGTAAGCGAGACGAGATCAAGCGAACGATCGAGCGGAACATGAATGCGCACGTCAACATGGTAGGCGCATTGGCAACGGAGGCCGCGTACACGTCAGGCGACCAATGGGTAGACGCGCTAGTCGGAAAGGTGGCCGCCAACCATGAATACTTCCGCACCGAGGTGAACAGCCGTGTCAATGGGATCCGCGTTCTGGACTCGGACTCTCTGTACCTGGCCTGGATTGACTGCCGGGATCTGCAACTGTCGCCCGCAGACCTCGAGAACTTCCTGCTGACCAAGGCCCGCGTCTGGTTTGATCGCGGACCGAAGTTTGGAAAAGAGGGACACGGCTTCATGCGTGCCAATCTGGCGTGCCCACGCCAGACGCTGGATCGCGCGATCTCGCAGTTGACTTCAGCGCTGCCGCGCAACTGAGCGATGCCTCGCCCGAAGCGTGTCTTCGGGCATTTGGCTTATCGGAAGCCATCGTAGTACGTCCGCAATGGATGTTCAGCGCTTTATCCAGTGGGTCGGATTTCCCACGAGAATTTCTGCCATGTCACAAGATGTCATAGCTACGGAAGCAAGGGCTGGCTTGCCCCATGCAAGCGGGCTGATCGACCGCCGTGCGTTGCATGCCGCCTTCGCCGGCTTGAGTGCAAGTCTGGTCGCGATCGGACTCGCCCGTTTCGCCTACACGCCTTTAATACCGGCCTTGATCCAGGCCCACTGGTTCAGCGCCGCCGACGCTGTCTCGCTTGGCGCCGCCAACTTTGCCGGATACCTGGCGGGCGCACTGTCAGGCCGCTTGCTTGCCGCTCGCATGTCGAACCGCAGCCTCATGCGCTGGATGATGCTGACCGCCACCGCGGCGTTCTTTGCGTGTGCGTTTCCGGTGTCCCTGAGTTGGTTCTTCATCTGGCGCTTCCTGTCCGGGCTGTCCGGTGGCGCCATCATGGTGCTGGTGGCAACGACAATCCTTCCTCATATCCCATCGACCCGCCGGGCACTGGTAAGCGGCATGATATTTCTGGGTGTAGGCCTCGGCATTGCGGCGTCCGGCACCTTGGTGCCCGGATTGCTGTCGATGGGCCTTCGTACGGCATGGCTCGGCCTGGGGGCGGTGTCACTGCTGCTCACCGTGCTGAGTTGGGGGGGGTGGCCTGCCGCGGGCAAGCCCGCTGGCAGATCTGCGCCAAGATCGGCGGACGAATGTGCAGAAGCCAGCCGTCCCACCCTTGCGCGCAGGCTCAGGATCATCTGCATGCAGTATGCCGCTAATGCGTTGGGACTGGTGCCTGCCATGGTTCTGCTGGTCGACTATGTCGCACGCGGGCTGGGACAAGGCGCGACGGTAGGCGCACGCTACTGGGTGCTCTATGGCGTCGCGGCGACTGCGGGACCGCTGGTCAGCGGATGGGCCGGGGGGAGGGCAGGCTTTGGCAATGCCTATCGGATTGCCCTGTTGCTGCAGGCCATCGCGGTCGGCCTGCTGGCAATCTCGCAGCAGACCGCTGTGCTGATTGTGTCAACCATCATATTGGGCGCTTTCACGCCGGGCATCGTGCCATTGGTGCTGGGACGCATCCAGGAGTTGCTACCGCATGATGCCAGCGACCAACGCGCGGCCTGGAGTCGCGCGACGGCATCGTTTGCGCTGTTCCAGGCGTTGGGCGGCTACGGCTATGCCTGGCTTTTCTCGCGCACGGACGGGAATTACACGCTCATCTTTGCCTGCAGCGCCGTTGCGTTGTTCCTGGCCTTCGCCATGGACTTCACTGCCGGGAGGCGAACTGACTTTACGCCAGTCAAATCTTGAGCTTCACCCGCCGGCGCGAGTGCTCAGTCCAGCGCCATTGACAGGTTTGCCTAATGAGTCTACTTTCAACGATCCGCGGCTAGGGATGAGATTCATCTCAACGCCACCTGTTCTGCTTCTGGATCGTCGATGCCCAAGTCTGAAAGATTCCAGCAACCAACACTGCGTCAACTCGAGCTTCTTCTTGCATTGGTATCTTCCGACGGCATTGCCGGGGCGGGGGCGAAGCTGGGCATGACGCCATCTGCTACCAGTCACGCGTTGCGTGCGCTGGAGGACGCGCTTGGGGTCCAGTTGGTGGAGCGCAACCAGAGCGGCCTGTCGCTGACCTACGCTGGCGAACAGGTGCTGCCGCATGTGCGGGACGTGTTCGCCTCGTTGCAGCTGGTGACCGCCACGGCGCGTGCCGGAGCGGAGCTGAAGACCGGCCTGATCCGCGTCGGCTCGTTCGGCGCAAGCGCGTCACTGCATGCGCTGCCTGCGCTGCTGCAGCAGTTCCGGACCAGGTATCCCGGCGTCAGCGTGATCGTCACCGAACGGCCGGATGAGGAAACCAGCCAGGATCTGATCGAGCGCCGCATCGAGCTGGCCGCGGTCACGTTGCCCAAGCCTGACTTCGAGACCATTACGCTGGCGGTCGACGAGCTGGTCGCAGTGCTGCCGGAAGACCATGAGCTAGCCACACAGGCCGAAGTCCAGCTCGCCGACATTACCCGCTTTCCTTTCATCATGACGCGCGCGGGCTCGCAGAAACTCATTCAAAGGCTGTTTGCGCGCCACAATTGCCGGCCGCGGATCGCGCACGAGCTGCTGCAGATCATGTCGATCCTGGAGTATGTGTCCAGGGGCGAAGGCGTCTCGATCCTGGCCCGGCTAGCCGTGCCCGACGCCTATCCCGGCGTGCGCTACGTACCGCTCCTGCCCCAGACCCGCCGCAGCATCGGCCTGGCATGCCTGGGCGAGAACAAGCTATCGCCTGCAGCCAAGGCGCTGTGGCAGGAGGCGAAGCGGTTCAGCGTGGCCAGCTACTAAGGCGGTGGTCTTCGGCTCGCATTGAAATCCGATTCAATTGCACATGAGCGAGGCCACTCTTAGCCTCGGGGCATTTGCCGGAACCCGCCCGCTGCACGCTGCGGCGTTACGGGGGCCAGCCACTATCGCCTCTTGACCATGAGTGATATCGAGCACGCCGACGCCTGGATCCAGAAAGAATATTCCCCCGAGAACAGCCACTGCTATGGGTGCGGCGTCGCCAACCCGCATGGCAACGGACTCAGGACCTACCTGAACGGCGCCGAAACGGTTTCCCGCTTCACGCCGGACCCGATGTACAGCGGTGGCGTACCCGGCAACGTCTACGGCGGCATGATCGCATCGCTGTTCGATTGCCACGGCACGGCGTCCGCTGCCGCCTTTCACAGGCAACAGTCGGACGACCCCTCCGGACCCTTGGGCCGGTTCGTTACCGCTTCACTCCACGTCAACTTCCTTGCACCCACGCCGCAGGCGCAGGTGCTGACGGTGTCGGGCAAGCTGAAAGCCATCGACGGCCGCAAGGTGTGGGTCGAGATGACGCTCACGGCGGGCGAGGCCCTCTGCGCCACTGCCGAGATGCTTGCCATCGCCCTGCGCAAATGACAACACCGGCGGCTGCCTAGCAGGCCGCTGAAATACCTCCGGTGGACGTCAGCGCGACAACTGGCTGAAGCGTTGATTTGAGGAACCCATCCAACTCCACTTTCATGCGCGGCGCAGATACCTTCACGGAAAGTTTGTTCACTATGCGGAGGCTGGATGATTTCGTGCCGAAGTCCCACCCGCTGCGCTCGATCCGCGCCATGGCCAACCAGGCGCTGGTA from Cupriavidus nantongensis encodes the following:
- a CDS encoding MalY/PatB family protein, yielding MVKVSEFEFDDIVDRSDSSSMKWCFPDSFLTPHQVRAEPIPMWLADMDFRSPGVVVEAIQGMVAKGVFGYSSVPASYFKAVTGWQSRRFGWRVDEEWIVPVASVIAALRTLIHAFSRPGDSVLIQPPVYVHFHHDVLINGRQLAMAPLRFDGERYRFDPDAFERAIQADTKLFILCNPHNPTGNVWSPDELRAMGDICRRHGVLVISDEIHGDFVFGGGKRHTPFASLGDDYADNSVTCISASKTFNLAGLQCANIVVSDKGKRDEIKRTIERNMNAHVNMVGALATEAAYTSGDQWVDALVGKVAANHEYFRTEVNSRVNGIRVLDSDSLYLAWIDCRDLQLSPADLENFLLTKARVWFDRGPKFGKEGHGFMRANLACPRQTLDRAISQLTSALPRN
- a CDS encoding LysR family transcriptional regulator, with product MPKSERFQQPTLRQLELLLALVSSDGIAGAGAKLGMTPSATSHALRALEDALGVQLVERNQSGLSLTYAGEQVLPHVRDVFASLQLVTATARAGAELKTGLIRVGSFGASASLHALPALLQQFRTRYPGVSVIVTERPDEETSQDLIERRIELAAVTLPKPDFETITLAVDELVAVLPEDHELATQAEVQLADITRFPFIMTRAGSQKLIQRLFARHNCRPRIAHELLQIMSILEYVSRGEGVSILARLAVPDAYPGVRYVPLLPQTRRSIGLACLGENKLSPAAKALWQEAKRFSVASY
- a CDS encoding YbfB/YjiJ family MFS transporter, coding for MSQDVIATEARAGLPHASGLIDRRALHAAFAGLSASLVAIGLARFAYTPLIPALIQAHWFSAADAVSLGAANFAGYLAGALSGRLLAARMSNRSLMRWMMLTATAAFFACAFPVSLSWFFIWRFLSGLSGGAIMVLVATTILPHIPSTRRALVSGMIFLGVGLGIAASGTLVPGLLSMGLRTAWLGLGAVSLLLTVLSWGGWPAAGKPAGRSAPRSADECAEASRPTLARRLRIICMQYAANALGLVPAMVLLVDYVARGLGQGATVGARYWVLYGVAATAGPLVSGWAGGRAGFGNAYRIALLLQAIAVGLLAISQQTAVLIVSTIILGAFTPGIVPLVLGRIQELLPHDASDQRAAWSRATASFALFQALGGYGYAWLFSRTDGNYTLIFACSAVALFLAFAMDFTAGRRTDFTPVKS
- a CDS encoding PaaI family thioesterase; this translates as MSDIEHADAWIQKEYSPENSHCYGCGVANPHGNGLRTYLNGAETVSRFTPDPMYSGGVPGNVYGGMIASLFDCHGTASAAAFHRQQSDDPSGPLGRFVTASLHVNFLAPTPQAQVLTVSGKLKAIDGRKVWVEMTLTAGEALCATAEMLAIALRK